A genomic window from Helicobacter pylori includes:
- the def gene encoding peptide deformylase, translating into MALLEIIHYPSKILRTISKEVVSFDEKLHQQLDDMYETMIESEGIGLAAIQVGLPLRMLLINLPREDGVQYKEDCLEIINPKWIETKGSMMYREGCLSVPGFYEEVERFEKVKIEYQNRFAEVKVLEASELLAVAIQHEIDHLNGVLFVDKLSILKRKKFEKELKELNKNPKNKS; encoded by the coding sequence ATGGCGTTATTAGAAATTATCCATTACCCTTCTAAAATCTTAAGAACGATTTCTAAAGAGGTTGTTTCTTTTGATGAAAAACTCCACCAACAACTAGATGACATGTATGAAACCATGATAGAAAGTGAAGGGATAGGGTTAGCGGCGATTCAAGTGGGCTTACCCTTAAGAATGCTGCTTATCAACCTCCCACGAGAAGATGGCGTGCAGTATAAAGAGGATTGCCTAGAAATCATTAACCCTAAATGGATAGAAACGAAGGGGTCAATGATGTATAGAGAAGGGTGCTTGTCTGTGCCGGGGTTTTATGAAGAAGTGGAGCGTTTTGAAAAGGTTAAAATAGAGTATCAAAACCGCTTCGCTGAAGTGAAAGTTTTAGAAGCGAGCGAGTTGTTAGCGGTAGCCATTCAGCATGAGATAGACCATCTCAATGGCGTGTTATTCGTGGATAAATTGTCCATTTTGAAGCGTAAAAAATTTGAAAAAGAACTCAAAGAATTAAATAAAAATCCCAAAAACAAGTCCTAG
- the clpP gene encoding ATP-dependent Clp endopeptidase proteolytic subunit ClpP, whose protein sequence is MGYIPYVIENTDRGERSYDIYSRLLKDRIVLLSGEINDSVASSIVAQLLFLEAEDPEKDIGLYINSPGGVITSGLSIYDTMNFIRPDVSTICIGQAASMGAFLLSCGAKGKRFSLPHSRIMIHQPLGGAQGQASDIEIISNEILRLKGLMNSILAQNSGQSLEQIAKDTDRDFYMSAKEAKEYGLIDKVLQKNVK, encoded by the coding sequence ATGGGATACATTCCTTATGTGATAGAGAATACCGATCGTGGGGAGCGCAGTTATGATATTTACTCGCGCCTTTTAAAGGATCGCATCGTTTTATTGAGCGGTGAGATTAATGACAGCGTGGCGTCTTCTATTGTGGCCCAACTCTTGTTTTTGGAAGCTGAAGATCCTGAAAAAGACATTGGTTTGTATATCAATTCTCCTGGTGGGGTGATAACAAGCGGTCTTAGTATTTATGATACGATGAATTTTATCCGCCCTGATGTTTCTACGATTTGCATCGGTCAAGCGGCTTCTATGGGGGCGTTTTTATTGAGCTGTGGGGCTAAGGGCAAGCGCTTTTCATTGCCTCATTCAAGGATTATGATCCACCAGCCTTTAGGGGGGGCTCAAGGGCAAGCGAGCGATATTGAAATCATTTCTAACGAAATTCTCAGGCTTAAGGGTTTGATGAATTCTATTTTGGCTCAAAATTCAGGGCAAAGCTTAGAGCAAATCGCTAAAGACACGGATAGGGATTTTTACATGAGCGCTAAAGAAGCTAAAGAATATGGCTTGATTGATAAAGTGTTGCAAAAAAATGTGAAGTGA